The following DNA comes from Anaerolineae bacterium.
CCTTATAGACGAAGGTCTTGTTGATTATGTTGCAATGGATATTAAAACAGACCCTACTTGTTATTTCCCTCTGATAGAAAAAAAATACAGTCCGGAAAATATAATCGCAAGCATAAGGATCATTATGGAGTCAAAAATAGATTATGAATTCCGGACCACCTGTATAAAACCGTTTATAGATGCGAATGTTATTGAAAGTATTTCCAGGCTTATCAGCGGAGCAAAGCTATATGCCCTGCAGAAATTCCAAAACACAGGGGTATTGCAGCCTGAGTTTTTCCATGGGGATGAATGTAGTTTCAGCGACGATGAACTGATGCATCTAAAATCTATAGCAAAATCATGGGTAAAAAGGTGTATTGTCCGCTAATCCGCCTCAGGTATAATTAAATTTAAACCATAAAAAACTCACATCCCTGAGGCCGACTTCGGTCGGCTTATTTCATAAACCTAAAAGTTAAGAAAAATGAATACTGAAAAGAAGATCAGTTCTGATAAAAAAATTAGAGCCCATACGGTAATTGCCGGCAGGGTGCAGGGTGTTTTTTTTAGAATGGAGACAAAACAGGCGGCTGATCATGCAGGGGTGTTTGGATGGGTGAGAAATAAAAGGGACGGAAATGTTGAAGCGCTGCTTGAAGGGGATGAAGAGAGTGTAAAATCGGTTCTTGAGTGGTGCAGAAAAGGCCCGCCGCTTGCCTGTGTAAAGAGTGTGAATGTAGAGTTTGAAGATTATAAAGGTGAGTTTAAGAAATTTGAAATTACTTATTAAAAAATCAAGGCGGTTTATTTTTTGATTAAGACATCCTCAATAAACCACCTTGATTTTTTTGTGTTTAGATGGAGCTCTTTAGTTTTTTGCCGGGGCGAAATTTTACAACGTTGCAAGCTTTGATTTTGATGGGCGCTCCTGTTTGAGGGTTGCGTCCTTTGCGAGCCTTGCGACGGACTTTTGAAAAAGTTCCAAACCCTACCAGCGTAACCTTGCCGTCTTTTTTCTTAAGCGCCTTTGTTATACTATCCATAAAAGCATTTAGCGCTGTTGAAGCCGCGACTTTAGAAATGCCAGCATCTTTTGCCATATTTTCTACCAATTCAGCCTTTGTCATAGTAATCTTACCTCCTTTTTTTATGTTTATTAATACATGAGCAAGCACCTGATTTTTAGTCCACTACGGCAGGCAATATAGCAGGTTATTATTAATGTCAACACTTTTTTTGCATACAATGCTGTTAATATGCCTTGTGGCTGCATATGCGAACAGAGATAGCCCCCAAAAGCTGTATTATAAGGCCATGCTATTCATCGCGATGAACAAATACCGGTTAAAACAAGGCGGCGACAAACTGCTCTGCATTAAACTCCCTGAGGTCGTCGATTTTTTCTCCGATTCCGATATATTTTAGCTGAATTGGAAGAGAGCTGCTT
Coding sequences within:
- a CDS encoding anaerobic ribonucleoside-triphosphate reductase activating protein — protein: MVVGGLQKNSLIDYPGKISCVLFLSGCNFTCPYCHNPDLARGFLASDITENSIYDFLENRREFLDGVVISGGEPTLQKDLIRLCRKTKQMGYPVKIDTNGSRPLVVQALIDEGLVDYVAMDIKTDPTCYFPLIEKKYSPENIIASIRIIMESKIDYEFRTTCIKPFIDANVIESISRLISGAKLYALQKFQNTGVLQPEFFHGDECSFSDDELMHLKSIAKSWVKRCIVR
- a CDS encoding acylphosphatase, encoding MNTEKKISSDKKIRAHTVIAGRVQGVFFRMETKQAADHAGVFGWVRNKRDGNVEALLEGDEESVKSVLEWCRKGPPLACVKSVNVEFEDYKGEFKKFEITY
- a CDS encoding HU family DNA-binding protein, encoding MTKAELVENMAKDAGISKVAASTALNAFMDSITKALKKKDGKVTLVGFGTFSKVRRKARKGRNPQTGAPIKIKACNVVKFRPGKKLKSSI